A single region of the Geobacillus subterraneus genome encodes:
- a CDS encoding FtsB family cell division protein, which yields MNVPRKPNVTKIQSTYVSEQEEKKRKASKRRRVVAVRLAFWASLFTVFASVLLYALHLQAKTIDGKTAEKQRLKEELAKLERQEKQLKEEMKKLHDDDYIAELARKKYYLSRDGEIIFVLPEK from the coding sequence ATGAACGTGCCCCGGAAACCGAACGTGACGAAAATTCAGTCTACCTACGTATCAGAGCAGGAAGAAAAAAAGCGGAAGGCATCGAAGAGGCGGCGGGTTGTGGCCGTCCGTTTAGCCTTTTGGGCTTCGCTGTTTACGGTGTTCGCTTCAGTCCTCCTCTACGCGTTGCACCTGCAGGCGAAGACGATCGACGGAAAAACAGCGGAAAAACAAAGGCTAAAAGAGGAGCTTGCGAAGCTCGAACGGCAAGAAAAGCAGCTCAAAGAGGAAATGAAAAAACTGCACGACGATGATTACATCGCTGAGCTGGCACGAAAAAAATATTATTTATCGAGAGACGGGGAAATTATTTTTGTCCTTCCAGAAAAGTGA
- the spoIIE gene encoding stage II sporulation protein E has translation MERVERGTVRRISEVPINETQATLSRWVRHVKLRLGHLFVHQGFLLLLVGFLLGRALILAKLTPFALPFFVSVYMLRRDKAAFAFISLLAGALTLSFDAVLFVGVSIFGFLFIYGWVRKVISESLKLVPFVVFAVSLATKWAISYYWIGERTAYGAAMAVVEAGLSLVLTLIFMQSIPLLTVRKHKHALRAEEMISLIILLASMLTGMIGWSAYGLSLEHVMSRYLVLLFAFVAGAATGSTVGVVTGLVLSLANVGNLSEMSLLAFAGLLGGLLKEGRKPGVAFGLIVATLLMGLYGNGKTELVPTLLESSIAIVLFLFTSRSLTEKIAKHIPGTAEYINEQQQYVRKIRDVTAQRVSQFSNVFQALAESFSPEPLSDADEYHEREVDYFLGDITEKTCQTCFKKAQCWAANFSTTYAYMKQMMHEADEKTLSQNHQLLREWERYCVKAGKVVDAIEKEMVTYQANRKLKRQVYESRKLVAEQLLGVSQVMDDFAKEIQKERENHYLQEEQIYHALQEFGIEIGHVDIYSLEKGNIDIEMSIPYCEGRGECEKLIAPMLSDILGETIVVKREECAAYPNGYCRVAFGSTKAFVVETGVAFAAKGGELISGDSYATIELGTGKYAVAISDGMGNGERAHYESRETLHLLQKILQTGMDESIAIKSINSILALRTTEDMYATLDLAIIDLQNAATKFLKIGSTPSFIKRGNKVMKVEASNLPMGIIKEVEFDVVSEQLKSGDLLIMMSDGVFEGPMNVENHDAWMKRKIQELKTTDPQEVADVIMEEVIRQCGGEIEDDMTVVVAKVRHNTPKWATIPAYMYMKKAQ, from the coding sequence ATGGAAAGAGTAGAAAGAGGGACGGTGCGCCGCATTTCGGAAGTGCCGATTAATGAAACGCAAGCGACTTTGTCGCGCTGGGTGCGCCATGTGAAGCTGCGCCTTGGTCACCTGTTCGTTCATCAAGGGTTTTTGCTTCTCCTTGTCGGCTTTTTGCTGGGACGGGCGTTAATTTTAGCGAAATTGACCCCGTTTGCGCTGCCGTTTTTCGTCTCTGTCTATATGTTGCGCCGTGACAAGGCAGCCTTCGCTTTCATTTCGCTGCTGGCCGGCGCATTGACGCTGTCGTTTGATGCTGTGCTGTTTGTCGGCGTTTCCATTTTTGGCTTCCTCTTTATTTACGGATGGGTGCGGAAAGTGATTAGCGAATCATTAAAACTTGTACCGTTCGTCGTTTTTGCCGTATCGCTGGCAACAAAATGGGCCATCTCCTATTACTGGATTGGGGAGCGGACGGCGTACGGGGCGGCCATGGCGGTTGTGGAAGCCGGGCTTTCGCTCGTGCTGACATTGATTTTTATGCAAAGCATTCCGCTATTGACGGTACGGAAACATAAACATGCGCTGCGGGCGGAAGAAATGATTTCACTAATTATTTTGCTGGCTTCGATGCTGACCGGGATGATCGGCTGGTCGGCGTACGGCTTATCGCTCGAACATGTCATGTCGCGCTACCTCGTTTTATTGTTTGCTTTTGTAGCGGGGGCGGCGACCGGTTCAACCGTCGGGGTCGTCACCGGGCTCGTCTTGAGCTTGGCGAACGTCGGCAACTTGTCTGAAATGAGTTTGCTTGCTTTTGCTGGACTGCTCGGCGGCCTGCTGAAAGAAGGGCGAAAGCCAGGAGTCGCCTTTGGGCTCATTGTCGCGACGCTGCTGATGGGCTTGTACGGGAACGGAAAAACGGAGCTCGTGCCAACGCTGCTTGAATCAAGCATCGCTATTGTGCTGTTTTTGTTCACGAGCCGTTCGCTGACAGAGAAAATTGCCAAACATATTCCCGGCACGGCGGAATATATCAACGAGCAGCAGCAATACGTCCGCAAAATCCGCGATGTGACGGCACAGCGCGTTTCACAGTTTTCGAACGTCTTTCAGGCGCTGGCAGAAAGCTTTTCGCCTGAGCCGCTGTCGGATGCCGACGAATACCATGAACGGGAGGTCGATTATTTTCTCGGCGATATTACGGAAAAGACGTGTCAAACGTGCTTTAAGAAAGCGCAATGCTGGGCGGCCAACTTCAGTACAACATATGCGTATATGAAGCAAATGATGCATGAGGCGGATGAAAAAACGCTGTCACAAAACCATCAGCTGTTGCGTGAATGGGAACGGTATTGCGTCAAAGCGGGCAAAGTGGTTGACGCGATTGAAAAAGAGATGGTGACGTATCAGGCGAACCGCAAGCTGAAACGGCAAGTTTACGAAAGCCGGAAACTCGTGGCTGAGCAGTTGTTAGGCGTTTCGCAAGTCATGGACGATTTTGCGAAAGAGATTCAGAAGGAGCGGGAAAACCATTATTTGCAAGAAGAACAAATTTATCATGCCCTGCAAGAGTTTGGCATCGAAATCGGGCACGTGGATATTTATAGTTTAGAAAAAGGAAATATCGATATTGAAATGAGTATTCCTTACTGCGAAGGGCGCGGTGAGTGCGAAAAACTGATTGCGCCGATGCTGTCGGACATTTTAGGAGAGACGATTGTCGTCAAGCGCGAGGAATGTGCTGCCTATCCGAATGGCTATTGCCGCGTTGCCTTCGGTTCGACGAAAGCGTTTGTCGTCGAGACAGGCGTGGCATTCGCCGCCAAAGGGGGCGAGCTCATCTCCGGCGACAGCTATGCAACGATTGAGCTTGGCACCGGCAAATACGCCGTTGCCATTAGCGACGGCATGGGCAACGGGGAACGGGCGCATTACGAAAGCCGCGAAACGCTGCATTTGCTGCAAAAAATCTTGCAGACAGGAATGGATGAATCGATCGCCATTAAATCGATCAATTCCATTTTGGCGCTGCGGACGACAGAAGATATGTATGCGACCCTTGATTTGGCGATCATCGATTTGCAAAACGCGGCGACGAAGTTTTTGAAAATCGGGTCGACGCCAAGCTTCATTAAGCGCGGCAACAAGGTGATGAAAGTAGAGGCGAGCAATTTGCCGATGGGCATTATTAAAGAAGTCGAATTCGATGTGGTCAGCGAACAGCTGAAATCGGGCGACTTGCTCATCATGATGAGCGACGGTGTATTTGAAGGGCCGATGAATGTAGAGAACCATGACGCTTGGATGAAACGGAAAATCCAAGAGTTGAAAACGACCGACCCGCAAGAAGTCGCTGATGTGATTATGGAGGAAGTGATCCGGCAGTGCGGCGGC
- the spoVT gene encoding stage V sporulation protein T, which produces MKATGIVRRIDDLGRVVIPKEIRRTLRIREGDPLEIFVDRDGEVILKKYSPISELGDFAKEYAEALFDSLGQPVLICDRDVFIAVAGVSKKEYMNKSVSPLVEKAMEDRTSVLHTEEGEVELVDGMTETLKSYTIGPIVANGDPIGAVIILSREKTLGEVEHKAVETAASFLARQMEQ; this is translated from the coding sequence ATGAAAGCAACCGGTATTGTTCGTCGGATTGATGACTTAGGAAGGGTTGTCATTCCGAAGGAAATTCGGAGAACGTTACGCATTCGCGAGGGAGATCCGCTCGAAATATTTGTTGACCGCGATGGAGAGGTCATTTTGAAAAAATACTCGCCGATCAGCGAGCTAGGCGACTTTGCCAAAGAGTACGCCGAGGCGCTGTTTGACAGCCTCGGGCAGCCGGTGCTCATTTGTGACCGCGACGTGTTTATCGCTGTCGCCGGCGTTTCGAAAAAAGAGTATATGAACAAAAGCGTCAGCCCGTTAGTGGAAAAGGCGATGGAAGATCGCACTTCCGTCCTCCATACGGAGGAGGGAGAGGTAGAGTTAGTAGACGGGATGACGGAGACGTTGAAGTCATATACGATCGGTCCGATTGTCGCCAACGGCGATCCGATCGGAGCGGTCATCATTTTATCGCGCGAGAAGACGCTCGGCGAAGTGGAACATAAAGCGGTCGAAACCGCGGCCAGCTTTTTAGCCCGGCAAATGGAACAATAG
- the mazG gene encoding nucleoside triphosphate pyrophosphohydrolase translates to MNTIYIFGLGAGDFEQLPVGVYRKLKRAHPLFLRTKEHPAVKGLEEEGIAFTSFDDAYEKHEQFADVYAEIVAILVEQVKRGDVFYAVPGHPLVAERTVQLLFEEERRGVCRVVIEGGQSFFDALFAAVRIDPIEGFQLLDATAFQGEEWSPSLHTVFCQVYDSFIASNVKLSLMEQLPDDYPVYIVTAAGTKAEQVKQVPLYELDRQTVLDNLTSVYVPPVKDEPLLYHRFETLRRVIATLRGPNGCPWDRKQTHASLKRYLLEETYELLEAIDENDDDHMVEELGDVLLQVMLHAQIGADRGLFSIDDVIRTLTAKMIRRHPHVFGDVTAETAEQVVVNWEKMKEEEKGDRQPESILADIPKSLPGTMRAYELQKKAAKVGFDWDDVTPIWQKVEEEMAEFRAETSGGRRAELVGEFGDVLFALINLARYYDIQPEEALQMANDKFARRFAYIEEQVRKSGRPITSFSLAELDRFWEEAKENGR, encoded by the coding sequence ATGAATACGATTTATATTTTCGGCCTTGGCGCCGGGGATTTCGAACAGCTGCCGGTCGGCGTGTATCGAAAGCTAAAGCGGGCGCATCCGCTCTTTTTGCGGACGAAAGAACACCCGGCTGTGAAGGGGCTTGAGGAGGAAGGAATCGCGTTTACGTCGTTTGATGATGCTTATGAAAAACACGAGCAGTTTGCCGATGTGTATGCAGAAATTGTAGCTATCCTTGTTGAACAGGTGAAGCGCGGCGACGTGTTTTATGCCGTACCTGGCCATCCGCTCGTCGCCGAACGGACGGTGCAGCTCCTTTTCGAAGAGGAGCGGCGCGGCGTTTGCCGAGTCGTGATCGAAGGCGGCCAAAGTTTTTTCGATGCACTGTTTGCTGCGGTACGCATCGATCCGATCGAAGGATTTCAGCTGTTGGATGCGACCGCCTTTCAAGGAGAGGAGTGGTCGCCTTCGTTGCACACCGTTTTTTGCCAAGTGTATGATTCGTTTATCGCCTCGAACGTAAAGCTTTCCCTCATGGAACAGCTTCCTGACGACTACCCGGTCTATATCGTCACCGCGGCAGGAACGAAAGCTGAACAAGTAAAGCAAGTGCCGCTCTACGAACTGGATCGTCAGACGGTGCTCGACAATTTGACGAGCGTCTATGTGCCGCCAGTCAAGGATGAGCCGCTGCTTTACCATCGGTTTGAGACGCTGCGCCGGGTCATCGCGACACTGAGAGGGCCGAACGGCTGTCCGTGGGATCGAAAACAGACGCATGCATCGCTGAAGCGGTATTTGCTTGAAGAGACGTATGAACTGCTTGAAGCGATCGATGAGAACGACGATGACCATATGGTCGAAGAGCTGGGCGATGTGTTGTTGCAGGTGATGCTGCACGCCCAAATCGGCGCCGACCGCGGACTGTTTTCGATCGATGATGTCATCCGCACGTTGACGGCGAAAATGATTCGTCGCCATCCGCACGTGTTTGGCGATGTAACAGCTGAGACAGCCGAACAAGTGGTCGTGAACTGGGAAAAAATGAAGGAAGAGGAAAAAGGGGACAGACAGCCGGAATCCATCCTTGCGGACATCCCGAAGAGCCTGCCAGGGACGATGCGGGCGTACGAGCTGCAGAAAAAGGCGGCCAAAGTCGGATTTGACTGGGACGATGTGACGCCCATATGGCAAAAAGTTGAGGAAGAAATGGCCGAATTTCGAGCGGAAACGTCCGGCGGCCGCCGTGCGGAGCTCGTCGGTGAGTTTGGCGACGTATTGTTTGCGCTCATCAACCTCGCCCGGTATTATGACATTCAACCGGAAGAAGCGCTGCAAATGGCAAACGACAAATTTGCCCGCCGCTTTGCCTACATTGAGGAACAAGTGCGAAAAAGCGGCCGGCCGATCACCTCGTTTTCGCTCGCCGAACTTGACCGCTTTTGGGAAGAAGCAAAAGAAAACGGACGGTAA
- a CDS encoding putative polysaccharide biosynthesis protein, with product MGNVWKGAAVLTVAALLTKLLSALYRVPYQNMVGDVGFYIYQQVYPIYGIVVALSLAGYPVAISKLIAERLAEGDEAGAAAVRRVALLLLSALGVMLFAVLYAGAEAVASWMGDRRLESLLRLLSFSFLFFPLIAVLRGDFQGQHDMVPTAVSQVGEQLVRVTAILGLSYWALRRGADVYSCGMAAIAGTLVGMAAALLILLFYAAKRGRKKTTGRTPPASVLYMGRRLLTAGTIVCLTNMALTLIPLVDSFLFVPLLRETGAKLDEVKWLKGVYDRGQPLIQLGTVVGTSLSLALVPFISSTRRGQGAAFTPGLLPLRLAAVIGVGASLGLICLIRPINTMLFENDRGSLVLAVLSASIFFTTMALTASAMLQGMGKEWAAAAGVAVAVAGKMALMHWLVPPFGVLGAAFATTGAYAFMACFLYVRLRRECQLAHAQKYVYPIVKAGIAMVVVLQLYRWLMDASAGGRLWAAAEALGGVAVGAIVYIVFIVKGNVFSEQELSALPLANKIRLLLGSR from the coding sequence ATGGGGAACGTATGGAAAGGCGCGGCTGTATTGACCGTTGCTGCTTTGCTGACGAAGCTGTTAAGCGCATTGTACCGCGTCCCGTATCAAAATATGGTCGGGGATGTCGGTTTTTATATTTACCAACAGGTGTATCCGATTTACGGCATTGTCGTGGCCCTGTCGCTAGCTGGCTATCCGGTCGCCATCTCGAAGCTCATCGCCGAGCGGTTGGCGGAAGGGGATGAAGCGGGGGCGGCCGCGGTCAGGCGCGTCGCGCTCCTGTTGTTAAGCGCGCTCGGTGTGATGCTGTTTGCCGTTTTGTACGCGGGGGCCGAAGCGGTGGCGTCATGGATGGGTGACAGACGGCTTGAATCACTGTTGCGGTTGCTTTCCTTTTCATTTTTATTTTTTCCGTTGATCGCTGTGCTGCGCGGTGATTTCCAAGGCCAGCATGACATGGTGCCGACCGCGGTGTCCCAAGTTGGTGAGCAGCTCGTGCGGGTGACAGCGATTTTAGGGCTGTCATATTGGGCGCTGCGGCGCGGCGCTGATGTGTATTCGTGCGGCATGGCAGCGATCGCTGGAACGCTGGTCGGCATGGCAGCGGCACTCCTTATTTTGCTCTTTTACGCGGCGAAGCGCGGACGAAAAAAAACAACCGGCCGCACGCCGCCGGCTTCGGTTCTGTATATGGGCCGACGCTTGTTGACGGCTGGAACGATCGTTTGTTTGACCAATATGGCATTGACATTGATTCCGCTTGTTGACTCGTTTTTGTTTGTCCCGCTTCTTCGTGAAACCGGGGCAAAGCTGGATGAGGTGAAATGGCTGAAAGGCGTGTATGACCGCGGACAGCCGCTCATCCAGCTGGGTACGGTTGTCGGCACATCGCTCTCATTGGCGCTTGTCCCATTTATCTCCAGTACCCGACGCGGCCAAGGAGCCGCTTTCACGCCAGGCCTGTTGCCGCTTCGGCTCGCTGCTGTCATCGGGGTCGGTGCTTCCTTAGGGCTCATTTGCCTGATCCGGCCGATCAATACGATGTTGTTTGAAAATGACCGCGGATCACTCGTTCTTGCTGTCTTATCCGCTTCCATCTTTTTTACAACGATGGCGCTGACTGCGTCCGCCATGCTGCAAGGAATGGGGAAAGAGTGGGCGGCCGCTGCCGGTGTGGCGGTGGCGGTAGCGGGAAAAATGGCGCTTATGCATTGGTTGGTGCCGCCGTTTGGCGTCCTTGGTGCGGCTTTCGCGACAACCGGGGCCTACGCGTTCATGGCTTGCTTTTTATACGTACGCCTGCGGCGCGAGTGCCAGTTGGCTCACGCCCAAAAGTATGTCTATCCAATTGTTAAGGCCGGCATTGCGATGGTTGTCGTGCTGCAGTTATATAGGTGGCTCATGGATGCTTCCGCCGGCGGACGCTTATGGGCAGCCGCCGAGGCGCTTGGCGGCGTCGCCGTCGGTGCGATCGTCTACATCGTTTTCATTGTCAAAGGGAACGTTTTCTCCGAGCAGGAACTGTCTGCTCTCCCGTTGGCCAATAAAATTCGTTTACTATTAGGAAGCAGGTGA
- a CDS encoding S1 domain-containing RNA-binding protein codes for MSIEVGSKLQGKVTGITKFGAFVELPEGVTGLVHISEVADNYVKDINDHLKVGDMVYVKVINVGQDGKIGLSIRKAKDTPSSQRPRHRAHDRSAADSLEQKISRFLKESEDRLASLRRHTESKRGGRGARRG; via the coding sequence ATGTCGATTGAAGTAGGCAGCAAGTTACAAGGCAAAGTCACAGGCATTACGAAATTCGGGGCGTTTGTAGAGCTGCCGGAGGGTGTGACAGGGCTCGTTCACATTAGCGAAGTAGCCGATAACTATGTCAAGGACATCAACGATCATTTGAAAGTCGGCGACATGGTGTATGTGAAAGTGATCAACGTCGGTCAAGATGGAAAAATCGGCCTGTCCATTCGCAAAGCAAAAGACACGCCTTCTTCGCAGCGGCCGCGCCACCGAGCGCACGACCGCTCTGCGGCTGACAGTTTAGAACAAAAAATCAGCCGCTTCCTCAAAGAGAGTGAGGACCGGTTGGCGTCGTTGCGCCGCCATACGGAATCCAAGCGGGGAGGTCGTGGAGCGAGACGCGGGTAA
- the yabP gene encoding sporulation protein YabP: MNRHDEFSGSTNKGPVQEHDVIMRGRRLLDITGVKQVESFDNEEFLLETVMGFLAIRGQNLQMKNLDVDKGVVSIKGRIFDLVYLDDHQEKAKGFFSKLFK, translated from the coding sequence ATGAATCGCCACGATGAATTTAGCGGGAGTACGAACAAAGGTCCGGTCCAGGAACACGACGTGATCATGCGCGGCCGGCGTCTCCTTGACATTACCGGGGTAAAACAAGTCGAGAGTTTTGACAATGAGGAGTTTTTGCTTGAGACGGTCATGGGTTTTTTAGCGATCCGCGGGCAAAACTTGCAGATGAAAAACTTAGATGTGGATAAAGGTGTTGTTTCGATCAAGGGACGCATTTTCGATCTCGTTTATTTAGATGACCACCAGGAGAAAGCTAAAGGATTCTTTAGCAAGTTGTTCAAATGA
- a CDS encoding RNA-binding S4 domain-containing protein yields the protein MRLDKFLKVSRLIKRRTLAKEVADQGRVWINGHVAKASSDVKIGDELTIQFGQKRVTVKVTDLKETTKKEEAAGLYELIREERTAPEQDGI from the coding sequence ATGCGTCTTGACAAGTTTTTAAAAGTATCCCGGCTCATTAAACGCCGCACGTTGGCGAAAGAAGTGGCTGACCAAGGCCGGGTATGGATCAACGGCCATGTCGCCAAAGCGAGTTCGGACGTGAAAATCGGTGATGAACTGACGATTCAGTTCGGGCAAAAACGGGTAACGGTAAAAGTGACGGATTTAAAAGAAACAACAAAAAAAGAAGAGGCCGCCGGGCTGTACGAGCTGATCCGCGAAGAGCGGACCGCGCCCGAGCAAGACGGCATCTAA
- the yabQ gene encoding spore cortex biosynthesis protein YabQ, with amino-acid sequence MSITTQLLTMLTMIGMGGWLGMALDTYNRFLKREERAHWLVFVNDVLFWAVQALLVFYVLLLVNDGELRFYLFLALLCGYAAYQSLLRSLYVRVLEWLIWLAVRLGQALAQLFRYTVIRPLVLLGQMALALLLFAWRLVVWAARFLLLVVWKTVLLLFAPLRWIGIAVWRRVPPHRRVRVEKFFRRLKGFAGQIKNTKEKIGMWLAKWRK; translated from the coding sequence ATGAGCATCACGACGCAGCTTCTCACTATGCTGACGATGATCGGCATGGGGGGCTGGCTTGGCATGGCGCTTGATACGTACAACCGATTTTTAAAACGGGAAGAACGGGCGCACTGGCTCGTCTTTGTGAACGATGTGTTATTTTGGGCAGTGCAGGCGCTCCTTGTGTTTTATGTCTTGTTGCTCGTCAATGATGGCGAGCTTCGCTTTTATCTTTTTTTGGCGCTTTTATGCGGATATGCCGCTTACCAAAGTCTGCTCCGTTCGTTGTACGTCCGGGTGCTTGAGTGGCTCATTTGGCTGGCGGTGCGGCTCGGACAGGCGCTCGCCCAGCTGTTCCGCTATACGGTGATCCGCCCCCTCGTCCTCCTTGGACAAATGGCGTTAGCGCTTCTTTTGTTTGCCTGGAGGCTTGTCGTATGGGCGGCTCGGTTTTTGTTGCTCGTCGTCTGGAAAACCGTCCTTCTCTTGTTCGCCCCGCTGCGCTGGATAGGTATAGCCGTTTGGCGGCGGGTGCCGCCGCATCGTCGAGTCCGGGTGGAAAAATTTTTTCGCCGCTTAAAAGGATTTGCTGGACAAATCAAGAATACAAAAGAGAAAATAGGCATGTGGCTTGCGAAATGGCGGAAATAA